In Arthrobacter citreus, a single genomic region encodes these proteins:
- a CDS encoding DEAD/DEAH box helicase codes for MKRLANLSIAVKWVERNGLLIYGMQSHGVILPVTAWKHLVFQWHEPSYYGTLLQPTRVGQIEGILLTPIEALTFFKEHQENSLVEITYLDEANEFHSEISRLYEDFKEGHISPSFAHYQNGEELWKIDGYDQLEPTLKELVSSAIKQQFEIETLHSKRWDIARGLYYNPSYIKQQLTHSVDEDDWHVKIGLRDDDVPFSIRLVLEEPLSEHDDWHLRTYLIDERKTIKPYEYKGHESLQKKHTSYAEYLDRTFQGVGLLVPTLIEENKPREILSEQDAWTFLTEDSEKVLSANIQVLLPSWWQALKQNKMTLKASVKGKPTGNSFFNMETLVDFNWRISTNGMELSEQQFQQFVENQRRLIQFNGQWIALDPAFIARMKKMMAKAEKQGLRFHEVLQHELLQGAEKPEEDHSPFAEVEIEVDEVFRELTKRLTSISEVPELTAPHGLQATLRAYQQKGFEWLVHLKNMGFGALLADDMGLGKTIQSICYLAYRKETEEKPGASLIVCPTSVINNWKREIEQFYPDLTVHVHYGGNRLKGEDLFSVIRDVDIVITSYALSVLDYEDLQQYVWKSIILDEAQNIKNPTTKQSRAVRGLKAEHRIALTGTPMENRLTELWTIFDFINRGYLGTLTRFASNYVNPIEKDRDEEKIKAVHRLISPFLLRRTKQDEDVALNLPPKQEQNMLCPLSVEQAALYEQVVQDSLKQIDTLTGIERRGRILWMLNKLKQICDHPSLFLKESQLVEFEDRSSKVERLFELIDPILEQKESCLIFTQYVRMGDMLKEAIQAKFGEEVLFLNGSVPKNARDNMISRFQNGDVKVFILSLKAGGTGLNLTAANHVMHFDRWWNPAVENQATDRAYRIGQTKFVQVHKFVTIGTLEEKIDEMLQRKQSLNDTIITSEQWITELSMDELVDLLGV; via the coding sequence TAGAGCGCAATGGCTTGCTCATTTATGGTATGCAAAGTCACGGTGTCATTTTACCGGTAACAGCATGGAAGCATCTAGTGTTTCAATGGCATGAACCTTCATATTACGGAACATTATTGCAACCGACCCGAGTCGGCCAGATTGAAGGAATTCTTCTAACTCCAATTGAAGCACTTACTTTTTTTAAAGAGCATCAAGAAAATTCATTAGTAGAGATTACTTATTTAGATGAAGCAAATGAGTTTCACTCTGAGATTTCGAGATTATATGAGGATTTTAAGGAAGGTCATATTTCACCAAGTTTTGCTCATTATCAGAATGGTGAAGAACTTTGGAAAATTGATGGGTATGATCAATTAGAACCAACTTTAAAGGAATTGGTTTCTTCTGCAATTAAACAGCAGTTTGAAATCGAAACATTACATTCTAAACGTTGGGATATTGCTAGAGGCTTATATTACAATCCAAGTTACATAAAACAGCAACTTACACATAGTGTTGATGAAGACGATTGGCATGTAAAAATAGGACTTAGAGATGATGATGTTCCATTTTCAATTCGCCTAGTCCTTGAAGAACCTTTGAGTGAGCACGATGATTGGCATTTACGTACATATTTAATTGATGAGCGAAAAACAATCAAGCCTTATGAGTATAAAGGACATGAATCACTACAAAAAAAGCATACATCTTATGCCGAGTATTTGGATCGAACGTTTCAAGGCGTTGGATTACTTGTACCTACCTTAATTGAAGAGAATAAACCAAGAGAAATTTTAAGTGAGCAAGATGCATGGACATTTTTAACAGAGGATAGTGAAAAAGTTCTATCCGCAAATATCCAAGTTCTTTTACCAAGCTGGTGGCAAGCTTTAAAACAAAATAAAATGACCCTAAAAGCGAGTGTAAAAGGAAAACCAACTGGGAATTCGTTTTTCAATATGGAAACACTCGTTGATTTTAATTGGCGAATATCCACAAATGGGATGGAACTCTCAGAACAACAATTCCAGCAATTCGTTGAAAATCAAAGACGTTTAATTCAATTTAATGGTCAGTGGATTGCACTAGACCCTGCTTTTATTGCTCGCATGAAGAAAATGATGGCAAAGGCTGAAAAACAAGGACTTAGATTTCACGAAGTTTTACAACATGAACTACTACAAGGAGCTGAAAAGCCTGAGGAAGATCACTCACCTTTTGCAGAAGTTGAAATTGAAGTTGATGAAGTTTTCCGTGAACTTACTAAAAGATTAACATCCATTTCAGAAGTTCCTGAACTTACTGCTCCACATGGCTTACAAGCAACTTTACGTGCATACCAACAAAAAGGATTTGAATGGTTAGTCCATTTAAAAAATATGGGATTTGGTGCATTGCTTGCCGATGATATGGGCCTTGGTAAAACAATTCAGTCGATTTGTTACTTGGCTTATCGTAAAGAAACTGAAGAAAAGCCTGGAGCATCCTTGATTGTCTGCCCTACCTCTGTTATCAACAACTGGAAACGAGAAATTGAGCAATTTTATCCAGACTTAACTGTACATGTTCACTATGGTGGGAATCGCTTAAAAGGAGAAGATTTATTTTCAGTAATAAGAGATGTCGATATTGTCATAACTTCTTATGCTTTAAGTGTATTAGATTATGAAGATCTCCAACAATACGTATGGAAGAGTATCATTCTTGATGAAGCTCAGAACATAAAAAATCCGACGACAAAGCAGTCTCGCGCTGTTCGCGGATTGAAAGCGGAGCATCGCATTGCTCTAACTGGAACGCCAATGGAAAACCGCTTGACGGAGCTTTGGACAATATTTGACTTTATTAATAGAGGATATCTTGGTACATTGACCCGTTTTGCTAGCAATTATGTAAATCCAATTGAGAAGGACCGCGACGAAGAAAAGATAAAAGCAGTTCATCGTTTAATTTCCCCCTTCTTACTTAGACGTACAAAGCAAGATGAAGATGTTGCTTTAAATCTTCCACCAAAGCAAGAACAAAATATGCTTTGTCCTTTATCAGTTGAACAGGCGGCATTATACGAACAAGTTGTTCAAGACAGCTTAAAACAGATTGACACGTTAACTGGCATCGAACGACGAGGTCGAATCTTATGGATGTTAAATAAATTAAAACAAATTTGTGATCACCCTTCTCTATTCTTAAAGGAATCACAGCTTGTCGAATTCGAAGACCGCTCAAGTAAGGTTGAACGACTATTCGAGTTAATAGATCCTATATTAGAACAAAAAGAAAGCTGCCTAATCTTTACTCAATATGTGCGAATGGGTGATATGCTAAAAGAAGCGATCCAAGCAAAATTTGGTGAAGAAGTTTTATTTTTAAATGGTAGCGTTCCTAAAAATGCTCGTGATAACATGATTTCTCGCTTTCAAAATGGTGATGTAAAAGTATTCATTCTTTCACTTAAAGCCGGTGGAACAGGATTAAACTTAACAGCAGCAAATCACGTTATGCACTTTGACCGCTGGTGGAACCCAGCGGTTGAAAATCAAGCAACTGACCGAGCGTACAGAATCGGACAAACAAAATTCGTTCAAGTCCATAAATTTGTAACGATTGGTACGCTAGAAGAAAAAATCGATGAAATGCTTCAACGTAAACAGTCACTTAACGATACAATCATAACGAGTGAACAATGGATTACTGAATTATCCATGGATGAGCTTGTTGATTTATTGGGTGTTTAG
- a CDS encoding endospore germination permease, whose translation MNRKLSIGAYQFFSIIFLFEMGSATLVGMAAGAMQDAWISVLIALGTGCLIFCIYIKLFEMYPEIPFTKYIQSILGKFTGKILAMIYILYFIYIGARVLRDFEELLVITLYNASSLISIGILLMFLIMYAIFKGFEVFGRACELLFVMIIIITTSIIGFEIIAGLIKIDNLRPVLEVGWKKILMETYPLTVTFPFGEMVVFTMLLPNLKKPDHAWKIGIPGLIFVGLVLTLITMLNICVLGANTLQRATYPILTSVSYINIADFIQRLDSVVVVIMAIGGFIKIAVFFFCAVIGAGDLFKIKKSDTLTYPIALIMLVCSVWMAPDYLEHYKEGLDIVPYFLHIPLQILIPLVLLVIALIQNKAKTKENAA comes from the coding sequence ATGAATCGAAAATTATCAATTGGTGCCTACCAATTCTTTAGTATTATATTTTTATTTGAGATGGGGAGCGCTACTTTAGTAGGAATGGCAGCTGGAGCTATGCAGGATGCTTGGATTAGTGTATTAATCGCTTTGGGTACTGGCTGCTTAATATTTTGTATATATATTAAATTATTTGAAATGTACCCGGAAATACCTTTTACGAAATATATCCAATCTATATTAGGTAAATTTACCGGTAAAATACTAGCAATGATTTATATTCTATATTTTATCTATATTGGAGCTCGAGTTCTTAGAGATTTTGAAGAACTGCTAGTCATAACACTTTATAATGCCTCTTCACTTATTTCGATTGGCATACTATTAATGTTTTTAATTATGTATGCGATCTTTAAGGGATTTGAAGTATTCGGAAGAGCGTGTGAATTGCTATTTGTTATGATTATTATCATTACAACTTCAATTATAGGATTTGAAATAATTGCAGGTTTAATAAAAATAGATAATTTAAGACCGGTATTAGAAGTGGGTTGGAAAAAAATCTTAATGGAGACTTATCCATTAACAGTTACCTTCCCATTTGGTGAAATGGTAGTTTTTACAATGCTATTGCCAAATTTAAAGAAACCAGATCATGCATGGAAGATTGGCATTCCTGGATTAATCTTTGTAGGCCTGGTTTTAACATTAATCACAATGCTCAATATATGTGTTTTAGGTGCAAATACGCTACAAAGAGCCACTTATCCTATATTAACATCAGTAAGCTATATTAACATTGCAGATTTTATTCAACGACTCGATTCAGTTGTTGTAGTCATAATGGCTATAGGGGGATTTATTAAAATAGCAGTTTTTTTCTTTTGTGCAGTAATTGGAGCAGGGGACTTATTTAAAATAAAAAAATCTGATACACTTACGTATCCGATTGCACTGATTATGTTAGTTTGTTCCGTTTGGATGGCTCCCGACTATTTAGAACACTATAAAGAGGGTTTAGACATTGTACCTTATTTCTTACATATACCATTACAAATCTTAATCCCTCTTGTATTGTTAGTCATCGCATTAATTCAAAATAAAGCAAAAACGAAAGAGAATGCAGCTTAG
- a CDS encoding GrpB family protein, protein MNVIVINHDEDWKDLFQAEAKQIREILKDELIEIHHIGSTSVPNLKAKPIIDMLPIVKNIENVDKYNDKLAEIGYEGLGEFGLPGRRYFRKGGENRTHQMHMYQIDNEKEIERHLAVPAYLREHEDEMKEYGELKAQLAEKFPTDINGYMDGKDAFVKEVERRAIEWRKAKKMNYQ, encoded by the coding sequence ATGAACGTAATCGTTATAAACCATGATGAAGATTGGAAAGACTTATTTCAAGCAGAAGCAAAACAAATACGCGAAATCTTAAAAGACGAACTAATTGAGATCCATCATATTGGTAGTACATCTGTACCAAATTTAAAGGCTAAACCGATTATCGATATGTTGCCTATTGTTAAAAACATCGAAAATGTAGACAAGTATAACGATAAATTAGCTGAGATTGGCTATGAGGGACTTGGCGAGTTTGGTCTTCCAGGTAGGAGATACTTCCGTAAAGGTGGCGAAAATCGTACTCACCAAATGCATATGTACCAGATTGATAATGAGAAGGAAATTGAAAGACATCTAGCAGTTCCTGCTTATTTAAGAGAACATGAGGACGAGATGAAAGAATACGGGGAATTAAAAGCTCAACTAGCAGAAAAATTCCCAACAGATATAAATGGATATATGGATGGAAAAGATGCATTTGTAAAAGAAGTTGAGCGCAGAGCAATCGAGTGGAGAAAAGCTAAAAAGATGAACTATCAGTAG
- a CDS encoding Crp/Fnr family transcriptional regulator, with protein sequence MIKGRIRIYLLSPNGAERHLYIVGPGNIIGESNVWVDEAFGYNASTSSTARVLRIPKSSFYDIVMSEPKLIQKVLKSLSNKQSALLLQTRLMSFSDVGERVLTILRQLASSYGKETTKGTTISIPFTHQELAYVVGSSRVSVSYVMNELCEKGIIEKQNGRYTLLT encoded by the coding sequence ATGATTAAAGGGCGAATCCGTATTTATCTGTTATCGCCTAATGGAGCTGAACGTCACTTATATATCGTTGGTCCTGGAAATATTATAGGAGAATCAAATGTATGGGTAGATGAAGCGTTTGGCTACAATGCATCTACCTCATCGACTGCACGTGTCCTACGAATTCCAAAATCATCATTTTATGATATTGTTATGAGTGAGCCAAAACTCATTCAAAAGGTCCTAAAATCATTAAGCAACAAACAATCAGCATTACTTCTCCAAACGAGGCTAATGAGCTTTTCAGATGTAGGAGAACGTGTCTTAACAATATTGAGACAACTTGCATCCTCATATGGAAAGGAAACTACTAAAGGTACAACGATATCGATTCCATTTACTCATCAAGAACTAGCCTATGTAGTTGGTTCATCACGAGTAAGCGTTTCTTATGTCATGAATGAATTATGCGAAAAAGGAATTATCGAGAAACAAAATGGACGATATACATTACTAACCTAG
- the fabZ gene encoding 3-hydroxyacyl-ACP dehydratase FabZ, with the protein MLDIKAIKEILPHRYPFLLVDRIIEHEEGKRAVGIKNVTANEEFFNGHFPDYPVMPGVLIVEALAQVGGVAALSLEQNKGKLALFAGIDNCRFKKQVVPGDQLRLEVELVKMRGPIGKGKAVATVDGQIACEAELTFALK; encoded by the coding sequence ATGTTAGATATTAAAGCAATTAAAGAAATTCTTCCTCATCGTTACCCATTTTTATTAGTTGATCGAATCATTGAGCATGAAGAAGGTAAACGTGCGGTTGGAATTAAAAATGTTACAGCTAATGAAGAGTTTTTTAACGGACATTTTCCTGATTATCCAGTAATGCCTGGAGTATTAATTGTAGAAGCTCTAGCACAAGTTGGTGGAGTTGCGGCATTAAGCCTGGAGCAAAATAAAGGGAAACTTGCATTATTTGCTGGTATCGATAACTGCCGTTTTAAAAAACAAGTAGTACCTGGCGATCAGTTAAGACTAGAGGTTGAACTAGTGAAAATGCGTGGACCAATTGGTAAGGGTAAAGCAGTAGCAACTGTTGACGGACAAATAGCTTGTGAAGCTGAACTTACGTTTGCGCTTAAATAA